The Kwoniella dendrophila CBS 6074 chromosome 1, complete sequence genome contains a region encoding:
- a CDS encoding peptidyl-prolyl cis-trans isomerase: protein MSFAKRFVSTASTMSQVYFDIAINNAPAGRITFKLFDDVVPKTAANFRALCTGEKGFGYAGSGFHRVIPQFMLQGGDVNHNGTGGKSIYGNKFADENFKLRHDRPFLLSMANAGPNTNGSQFFITTVVTSWLDGKHTVFGEVTSGQDLVKKIETYGSDSGKPKAKVVITASGTA from the exons atgtcATTCGCCAAACGATTTGTTTCTACTGCCAGCACAATGTC TCAAGTCTACTTCGATATCGCTATCAACA ACGCCCCTGCCGGCCGAATTACCTTTAAACTCTTTGACGACGTTGTCCCAAAGACCGCCGCCAACTTCAGAGCTCTCTGTACCGGTGAAAAAGGTTTCGGTTACGCCGGATCAGGTTTCCACAGAGTTATTCCACAATTCATGTTACAAGGTGGTGATGTGA ACCATAACGGTACCggtggtaaa TCCATCTACGGAAACAAATTCGCCGATGAAAACTTCAAACTCAGACACGACAGACCTTTCCTCCTCTCAATGGCTAACGCTGGTCCAAACACCAACGGTTCccaattcttcatcaccaccgTTGTTACTTCATGGTTAGATGGTAAACACACCGTCTTCGGTGAAGTTACCTCAGGTCAAGATCTCGTCAAGAAAATCGAAACTTACGGTTCAGACTCAGGTA AACCAAAAGCCAAGGTTGTCATCACCGCTTCAGGTACTGCTTAA